The following proteins are co-located in the Dyadobacter chenwenxiniae genome:
- a CDS encoding aminotransferase class V-fold PLP-dependent enzyme, giving the protein MINRRDLIKHLSAVPLLGGFLGNGSAEAATFAAKLPVRNLAKELGIRTFINAAGTYTAMTGSLMQDEVVQTIQGAAQNFMMLDEVQTKVGEKIAALTHAESAVVTAGCFSALTLGLAGVLTGMDAKKVEALPHLEGTGMKSEVIIQKGHNIGYSHALTNTGCTIVQVETVEELEKAINEKTALLWFLHIQSDKGQIKHEQWVEIAKKHGIATMIDMAADVPPVENLWRFNDMGFDLVCVSGGKAMRGPQSAGILMGKKHLIDAARLSMPPRGSTIGRGMKVNKEEILGMYVALEKFVKMDHKKEWKMWEERAATIGNAAKSIAGVNVETFAPELGNHTPTLRISWDAAKVSLPVKLLQENLRNGDPSIEIMPGENNTLTITTWCLKPGEEKIVATRLKEELSKAVV; this is encoded by the coding sequence AAGAAACCTCGCGAAGGAGCTGGGGATAAGAACATTTATTAATGCTGCGGGTACCTACACGGCTATGACGGGATCGCTGATGCAAGACGAAGTTGTACAAACGATCCAGGGCGCAGCGCAAAATTTCATGATGCTGGACGAGGTTCAGACAAAGGTTGGGGAAAAGATAGCCGCATTAACCCATGCAGAATCCGCCGTCGTAACGGCCGGCTGTTTTTCTGCATTAACATTGGGACTTGCCGGTGTGCTCACAGGAATGGACGCCAAAAAAGTGGAAGCATTGCCTCATCTGGAAGGAACAGGCATGAAATCGGAGGTGATTATTCAGAAAGGCCACAACATTGGTTACTCCCACGCATTGACCAACACGGGCTGCACAATCGTTCAGGTTGAGACGGTTGAAGAACTGGAAAAGGCAATCAATGAAAAAACGGCACTGCTTTGGTTCCTGCATATCCAATCCGATAAAGGTCAGATCAAGCACGAACAATGGGTGGAAATTGCCAAAAAGCACGGCATCGCGACCATGATTGATATGGCTGCGGATGTTCCGCCGGTTGAAAACCTCTGGCGATTCAATGATATGGGCTTTGACCTGGTGTGCGTCTCTGGCGGAAAAGCCATGCGCGGGCCACAAAGCGCTGGCATATTAATGGGTAAAAAACATTTGATCGATGCAGCAAGATTAAGCATGCCGCCACGCGGATCGACGATCGGACGCGGCATGAAAGTGAATAAGGAGGAGATTTTGGGCATGTACGTGGCGTTGGAAAAATTTGTGAAAATGGACCACAAAAAAGAGTGGAAAATGTGGGAAGAACGTGCCGCAACCATTGGTAATGCTGCAAAAAGCATTGCTGGCGTGAATGTGGAGACATTTGCACCGGAGCTCGGGAACCACACGCCTACCCTCAGAATTTCGTGGGACGCAGCCAAAGTAAGTCTGCCTGTAAAACTGTTGCAGGAAAATCTTCGCAACGGCGATCCGTCCATCGAGATCATGCCCGGCGAAAACAATACATTGACCATCACAACCTGGTGTCTGAAACCGGGCGAAGAAAAAATAGTGGCAACCCGCCTCAAGGAAGAATTGTCGAAAGCGGTTGTTTAA
- a CDS encoding amidohydrolase/deacetylase family metallohydrolase yields the protein MKHRSLLILLLICSVSLAVNAQTYSILIKGGTVIDPKNNLNQIMDVGIFEGKIRKVAKDIDPREARQVVDAKGMYVTPGLIDIHGHVFFGTEPNHYLSNGLVALPPDGFTFRVGVTTIVDAGGAGWDSFSEFKKNVIFNSKTRVLSFLNIVGEGMRGGNWEQDTSDMNPELAAGVAIKNINDVVGFKVAHFMGNDWKPVDNAVKAGKLANMPVMIDFGGSTPPLPLEDLFLKHLRPGDIFTHAYTLLEGNVRETIVDEKAQKVRPFVLEARKRGIIFDVGYGGASFNYSQAIPAIKQGFYPNTISTDLHTGSMNGSMKDMLSIMSKFYVMGMDLPTVIKASTWAPAQVIHRENLGHISENAIADVAIFSMRKGNFGFYDKTGFKMEGKEKLECEMTIMGGKIVYDLNGIATPIYLK from the coding sequence ATGAAACACAGATCCCTGCTTATCCTTTTGCTGATATGCAGTGTGAGTCTCGCCGTTAATGCGCAGACTTACAGCATATTGATTAAAGGCGGAACGGTCATTGACCCCAAAAATAACCTCAACCAGATTATGGATGTGGGGATATTCGAAGGAAAGATCAGGAAGGTTGCCAAGGACATTGATCCCAGGGAAGCCCGACAGGTCGTGGATGCCAAAGGCATGTATGTCACACCCGGACTCATTGATATTCACGGACATGTGTTTTTCGGAACCGAACCAAACCATTATTTAAGTAATGGTTTGGTTGCGTTACCGCCCGATGGTTTCACCTTCCGCGTAGGCGTGACCACGATTGTGGATGCAGGCGGCGCGGGCTGGGATTCTTTTTCTGAGTTTAAAAAGAATGTGATTTTCAATTCCAAAACACGGGTGCTCTCCTTCCTGAACATTGTGGGCGAAGGCATGCGTGGCGGAAACTGGGAGCAGGACACGAGCGACATGAATCCGGAACTTGCCGCAGGAGTCGCGATTAAGAATATAAATGATGTGGTCGGTTTCAAAGTGGCACATTTCATGGGCAACGACTGGAAACCGGTTGACAACGCTGTAAAGGCCGGAAAACTGGCTAATATGCCGGTTATGATCGATTTTGGCGGAAGCACACCTCCGCTGCCGCTGGAAGATCTGTTTTTGAAACACCTTCGTCCCGGAGACATTTTCACACACGCATACACTTTGCTGGAAGGCAATGTAAGAGAAACCATTGTGGATGAAAAAGCACAAAAAGTGCGGCCATTCGTCCTGGAAGCACGTAAGCGCGGCATTATTTTCGATGTGGGTTACGGAGGCGCAAGTTTCAATTATTCACAGGCCATTCCGGCAATTAAGCAGGGTTTTTATCCCAACACAATCAGCACAGATTTGCATACAGGCAGCATGAACGGCTCCATGAAGGATATGCTGAGCATTATGTCCAAGTTTTATGTGATGGGCATGGACCTGCCGACGGTTATCAAAGCCAGCACCTGGGCACCTGCACAAGTAATCCACAGAGAAAACCTGGGACACATTTCTGAAAACGCCATTGCCGACGTCGCAATTTTTTCCATGCGCAAAGGCAATTTTGGTTTTTATGATAAAACAGGTTTTAAAATGGAAGGCAAGGAAAAGCTGGAATGTGAAATGACGATCATGGGCGGAAAAATCGTCTACGATCTCAATGGCATTGCCACACCAATTTATTTAAAGTAG
- a CDS encoding PQQ-dependent sugar dehydrogenase: MLTISRFIKPKITALLVVTVACNAWAQPKETVTNTPKSLREDITIEHYMKIEPEAVRIIQHPVTGDIYYTTFFGDVFKIVTTNNQPESKKLLSAEDHGITRLQGAAFKGNTLFLAGNINVNNNKGNKGRMVRYELKNSDVKPEMTVVFNTVEYGANKTTFDHGWNALEISPDGKYIFVNTGARTDHGEVQDNGGEYPNARDNALTANIFRFPIDTKDLLLSTDTQKLKADGYLYAEGIRNAYDMAFDPKGNLFAVSNSGDYDHSEDMFWVRQGYHYGFPWVMGGIDNPQQFPDYQPNPDTDPFLSKFAFAWLMKYFHNDPDFPKRPAGVKFSPGVQNMGPDANEYRDRKTGLVVDGDSTGIGVSTFNAHSSPLGLFFDTKNTLGKDLTGDGFVIRYTGGPRNGVANPSPLRKQGRDLLHLEMAYDKPSDNYKVKTTRIIDGFTSPTDALLVGNTLYIIEYGGKQGGNKSGGSIWKVTMPANEKMAKKSKKKRS, encoded by the coding sequence ATGCTGACTATTAGCCGCTTTATTAAACCAAAAATCACCGCCCTGCTCGTTGTGACGGTTGCCTGCAATGCATGGGCGCAGCCCAAAGAGACGGTTACAAACACACCGAAATCGCTCCGGGAGGACATTACCATTGAGCATTACATGAAGATCGAGCCGGAAGCGGTGCGGATCATTCAGCATCCTGTAACGGGCGATATTTATTATACGACCTTTTTCGGGGATGTTTTTAAAATTGTTACTACAAACAACCAGCCTGAAAGCAAAAAACTACTCAGTGCTGAGGATCATGGCATTACGCGATTGCAGGGCGCTGCCTTCAAAGGAAACACATTGTTCCTGGCAGGGAACATTAATGTGAATAATAACAAAGGAAATAAAGGCCGGATGGTGCGCTACGAGCTGAAAAACAGTGACGTAAAACCCGAAATGACGGTTGTTTTCAACACAGTCGAATATGGAGCAAATAAAACAACATTCGACCACGGCTGGAACGCTTTGGAAATCAGCCCGGACGGAAAGTATATTTTCGTAAACACCGGCGCCCGGACAGATCACGGCGAAGTGCAGGACAACGGCGGTGAATATCCCAATGCACGCGATAATGCATTAACAGCCAACATTTTCCGCTTTCCTATTGATACCAAAGACCTGTTGCTTTCTACCGACACGCAAAAATTGAAAGCCGATGGTTATCTCTATGCAGAAGGCATTCGCAATGCATATGATATGGCATTTGATCCGAAAGGAAATCTGTTTGCCGTTTCAAATTCAGGCGATTATGATCATTCCGAAGATATGTTCTGGGTTCGGCAAGGCTATCATTACGGTTTTCCGTGGGTGATGGGCGGCATTGACAACCCACAACAATTCCCTGATTACCAGCCCAATCCGGACACAGACCCATTCCTGAGCAAATTCGCTTTTGCATGGCTCATGAAGTATTTTCACAATGATCCCGATTTCCCAAAAAGACCCGCTGGCGTTAAATTCAGTCCTGGCGTTCAAAACATGGGTCCCGATGCCAACGAATATCGGGACCGGAAAACGGGCCTGGTTGTTGACGGAGATTCCACTGGCATAGGCGTAAGCACATTCAATGCACATTCATCCCCATTGGGTTTGTTTTTCGATACCAAAAATACGCTGGGTAAAGACCTTACCGGCGATGGTTTCGTGATCCGTTACACCGGCGGGCCAAGGAACGGTGTAGCCAATCCAAGCCCGTTGAGAAAGCAGGGAAGAGACCTTTTGCACCTGGAAATGGCCTATGATAAACCCTCAGACAATTACAAAGTGAAAACAACCCGCATCATCGATGGCTTTACGTCGCCTACGGATGCATTGCTTGTTGGAAACACTTTGTATATTATCGAGTACGGCGGCAAGCAGGGCGGTAACAAATCGGGCGGAAGCATTTGGAAAGTGACCATGCCTGCGAATGAGAAAATGGCGAAGAAAAGCAAGAAAAAAAGATCGTAA
- a CDS encoding FecR family protein has translation MHNYRNFLPEELAADPSFRRWTLLNDPEEEAIWAEWLELNPDKHELVAKAKHFLINTEAAFDQISEDEIANEIYRLSHSIGENKAKKSGIWRRFRPNWYNMAASILLLMFAGWWFNKQTPSQQQSDQYKVILSQITEPLVKKENVTDKAQLIILADGSSVLLQPNSRITYPAKFEGNKREVFLSGEAFFEVSKNPDKPFYVYAHTLATKVLGTSFKVSAFEGDKEVKVVVKTGRVSVFPMTKEAIATQHEDGKLGGMVLTPNQQIVFAPKELRLTRSLIPDPKLLELPIQSQSFEFKGTPITDVFATLEKSYGVKIIHDADVMKDCFLTASLSDEPLFEKINLICKTIGAQYEQLDASIIITSKGCY, from the coding sequence ATGCATAATTACCGCAATTTTCTTCCGGAGGAACTAGCAGCAGATCCATCATTCCGACGCTGGACGTTGTTGAATGATCCTGAGGAAGAAGCTATTTGGGCTGAATGGCTTGAACTTAATCCCGACAAGCACGAGCTCGTCGCAAAAGCAAAACATTTTCTGATCAATACGGAAGCTGCTTTCGATCAGATCTCTGAGGATGAAATTGCGAATGAGATTTACCGGCTTTCTCATTCCATTGGTGAAAATAAGGCGAAGAAATCTGGCATTTGGCGCCGGTTCAGGCCAAACTGGTATAATATGGCGGCGTCTATCCTGCTCTTAATGTTTGCAGGATGGTGGTTTAACAAACAAACGCCTTCCCAGCAGCAATCGGACCAGTACAAGGTTATTTTAAGCCAGATTACGGAGCCTTTGGTGAAAAAAGAAAACGTGACCGACAAAGCGCAGCTGATCATTCTGGCCGATGGAAGTTCGGTCTTGCTGCAGCCTAACAGCCGGATCACTTACCCCGCTAAATTTGAGGGAAACAAAAGAGAAGTTTTCCTGAGCGGAGAAGCGTTTTTTGAAGTGTCAAAAAACCCGGACAAACCCTTCTATGTATACGCACACACGCTGGCGACCAAAGTATTAGGGACCAGTTTTAAAGTGAGTGCATTTGAAGGAGATAAGGAGGTAAAAGTAGTCGTGAAAACAGGACGTGTTTCTGTTTTTCCCATGACCAAAGAAGCAATCGCAACCCAGCACGAAGATGGCAAGCTCGGTGGAATGGTGTTAACACCCAACCAGCAGATCGTCTTCGCTCCCAAGGAGTTACGTCTCACACGCAGCCTCATTCCGGATCCGAAATTGCTGGAATTACCGATACAAAGTCAGTCATTTGAGTTCAAAGGCACGCCCATTACCGATGTTTTTGCCACGCTGGAAAAATCTTATGGGGTGAAGATCATCCACGATGCAGATGTCATGAAAGACTGCTTCCTGACCGCTTCCCTATCCGACGAGCCGCTTTTCGAAAAAATAAACCTGATCTGCAAAACGATCGGTGCACAATATGAGCAGCTGGATGCGAGCATTATCATTACCAGCAAAGGTTGCTACTAA
- a CDS encoding type II toxin-antitoxin system HicB family antitoxin codes for MKVTVLISQGDEFLIGRVNEIPAVMTQGKTINDVMDNISDALSLYAQGSFENMVFNDQSVEDEIYGTLISTKELEFA; via the coding sequence ATGAAAGTCACAGTTTTAATATCGCAGGGTGATGAATTCCTCATCGGACGCGTTAACGAGATTCCAGCAGTAATGACGCAAGGGAAGACAATTAATGATGTCATGGATAATATAAGCGATGCTCTAAGCCTCTACGCCCAAGGTTCTTTCGAAAATATGGTTTTTAATGATCAATCCGTTGAGGATGAGATTTATGGGACTTTGATTTCTACGAAAGAACTAGAATTTGCCTGA
- a CDS encoding RNA polymerase sigma factor yields the protein MNKRQRIAEENVLLLNLWHQSQAGDSLAFCQLADKQYRTLFNYATNFTSDREFIKDAIQELLIHIWEKRQAIHIQYVSIYFLKALRNQLLQEFRRNNPANSLLDIDEVGQISDYQTVETEIEQSEIYSENQIKVRSAINELPRRQKEAVFLKYFEGMDNEQIADLMQVNRQSVANLLFKAISSLKTHIKTVTSLMLLIVASN from the coding sequence TTGAACAAACGACAACGCATCGCTGAGGAGAATGTACTTCTTCTAAATCTCTGGCACCAATCCCAGGCCGGGGACAGTCTTGCTTTTTGTCAACTTGCGGACAAGCAGTATCGGACGCTTTTCAATTACGCGACCAATTTCACTTCCGACCGCGAGTTCATTAAGGATGCTATCCAGGAATTGCTGATCCACATCTGGGAAAAGCGCCAGGCCATTCACATTCAATACGTTTCCATCTATTTCCTGAAAGCGCTTCGCAATCAGCTGCTCCAAGAATTTCGCAGAAATAATCCGGCCAATTCGCTGCTGGACATTGATGAAGTCGGGCAGATTTCGGATTATCAGACTGTGGAAACGGAGATTGAGCAAAGCGAGATTTATTCAGAAAATCAAATCAAGGTCCGGTCTGCGATCAATGAGCTTCCGCGCCGCCAAAAGGAAGCCGTTTTCCTCAAATACTTCGAAGGAATGGATAACGAGCAGATTGCCGATCTCATGCAGGTTAATCGCCAATCCGTCGCCAATCTCCTCTTCAAAGCTATTTCCTCGCTTAAAACCCATATTAAAACGGTAACCAGCTTAATGTTACTGATTGTTGCTTCAAACTGA
- a CDS encoding c-type cytochrome, giving the protein MRYHSFKLSASFLLLFALGFTQRGGQQDVPVNTKNGGLFLPDGFEATVVVDSLPGRARHIAVNDNGDIYVKARFAKKGESVIALRDTNGDGRADMIKRFGGRGGEGVYGTAMRIYKGYLYFSSELIVYRYKLKPGELVPTSEEEVILTDDHAHGMHEHIAKPVTFDDKGFMYVPFGANSNACQDDNRIPSSSGLDPCPILEDHGGIWRFDANKRGQLQKDGVKFATGLRSVVALDWNFADNNLYALQHGRDDLLRLFPQLFSPWQSAMLPSEEFLRVKEGTHAGWPYCFWDQMQGKKVLNPEYGGDGKEVGRCGEYEKPLIGFPGHWAPNDILFYQGNHFPDRYKNGSFIAFHGSTNRAPYPQSSYFIGFVPFKAGQPSGDYEIFADGFAGVDPIVNVSDAVYRPMGLAMGPDGALYIAETEKGKIWKVTYKGDKQKFAKSDLVKMEKRKSMSNIRTPDKINDNLDKDKPVAGGKVYSVYCSACHQRNGMGDSQRFPPLGGAEWVTGDKERLIKVLLKGLEGPLEVKGQSYNNVMPQHSFLKDEEIAEVLTHIRSNFGNNASPVTIGEVTKTRSSLDSLK; this is encoded by the coding sequence ATGCGCTATCATTCTTTCAAACTTTCCGCTTCCTTTCTGCTGCTTTTTGCATTGGGTTTTACCCAGCGCGGCGGTCAGCAGGACGTGCCTGTAAATACAAAAAACGGTGGGTTATTTTTGCCGGACGGCTTCGAAGCGACTGTTGTGGTGGACAGCTTGCCTGGCAGGGCGCGGCACATTGCCGTCAATGATAATGGTGACATATATGTGAAAGCGCGGTTCGCTAAGAAAGGCGAATCCGTGATCGCTTTGCGAGACACGAACGGTGACGGACGCGCGGACATGATCAAGCGGTTTGGCGGCCGGGGTGGCGAAGGGGTTTATGGAACTGCCATGCGGATCTATAAAGGGTATCTTTATTTTAGTTCCGAGCTGATTGTTTATCGATATAAATTGAAACCGGGCGAGCTTGTCCCGACCAGCGAAGAAGAAGTAATCCTGACCGACGATCACGCACATGGCATGCACGAGCACATTGCGAAACCCGTCACTTTCGATGACAAAGGTTTTATGTATGTGCCTTTCGGGGCCAATTCCAATGCGTGCCAGGATGATAACCGCATTCCCTCATCCAGCGGACTAGACCCCTGCCCTATCCTGGAAGATCACGGGGGAATCTGGCGTTTTGATGCTAATAAAAGGGGGCAGTTGCAAAAAGACGGCGTGAAGTTCGCGACCGGATTACGTAGTGTAGTTGCCTTGGACTGGAATTTTGCGGATAATAATTTATATGCCTTGCAACATGGTCGCGACGATCTGCTTCGTCTGTTTCCACAGCTTTTTTCTCCCTGGCAAAGTGCAATGCTTCCTTCCGAAGAATTTTTGAGGGTTAAAGAAGGCACCCACGCAGGCTGGCCATATTGTTTTTGGGATCAAATGCAGGGTAAAAAAGTCCTTAACCCTGAATATGGCGGCGATGGAAAGGAGGTCGGCCGCTGTGGTGAATATGAAAAACCCTTGATCGGATTCCCAGGCCACTGGGCACCGAACGACATTCTGTTTTATCAGGGTAACCATTTCCCGGATCGTTACAAAAACGGCTCATTCATTGCCTTTCACGGCTCTACAAACCGCGCACCTTATCCGCAATCTAGCTATTTTATTGGGTTTGTTCCGTTTAAAGCCGGCCAGCCTTCCGGTGATTATGAGATTTTTGCCGATGGTTTTGCAGGTGTAGATCCAATCGTGAATGTGAGCGATGCCGTTTATCGCCCTATGGGGCTTGCTATGGGACCTGATGGTGCACTTTACATCGCGGAAACCGAAAAAGGGAAAATCTGGAAAGTCACTTACAAGGGTGACAAGCAGAAATTTGCCAAATCTGACCTTGTGAAAATGGAAAAAAGAAAATCCATGTCCAACATCCGCACACCCGACAAGATTAATGACAATCTGGATAAAGACAAACCCGTTGCCGGTGGAAAAGTGTACAGTGTATATTGTTCGGCCTGTCACCAACGCAACGGCATGGGCGATTCGCAGCGATTTCCACCACTTGGCGGCGCCGAATGGGTAACCGGAGATAAAGAACGCCTTATAAAAGTATTGCTGAAAGGGCTGGAAGGGCCGCTGGAAGTGAAAGGGCAATCTTACAACAATGTAATGCCCCAGCACAGTTTTTTAAAGGATGAGGAGATCGCCGAAGTGCTTACGCACATCAGGAGTAATTTTGGAAACAATGCAAGTCCCGTCACCATCGGCGAAGTTACCAAAACAAGATCTTCTCTCGACAGCTTGAAATAA
- a CDS encoding c-type cytochrome, whose translation MSVPLRGWREKDKKYKPRFSYILMFKNKILAANFIVFAGVVLAGFSSGNSAPHTSQDPWKAPAWADTLKSPYHEEPLTLAQGEELFTLYCATCHGDAGYGDGAAGGALGQKPANFHDTLVKAQSDGSIFWKIATGRGNMPPFKDVFTDEQRWQLVAYIRHLGKTE comes from the coding sequence TTGAGTGTTCCTTTAAGGGGTTGGAGGGAGAAAGACAAAAAATACAAACCACGTTTCTCTTATATTTTAATGTTCAAAAATAAGATTTTAGCCGCAAATTTTATCGTTTTTGCCGGAGTCGTTTTGGCCGGATTTTCTTCCGGAAACTCCGCTCCGCACACAAGTCAGGACCCTTGGAAAGCGCCCGCTTGGGCAGATACGCTCAAAAGTCCATATCACGAAGAGCCGCTGACATTGGCCCAGGGAGAAGAGCTTTTCACCCTTTATTGCGCAACCTGTCACGGTGACGCGGGCTATGGCGATGGCGCAGCCGGCGGAGCATTGGGACAAAAACCGGCTAATTTTCACGACACATTGGTAAAGGCGCAAAGCGACGGCTCCATTTTCTGGAAAATCGCAACAGGCCGCGGTAACATGCCGCCTTTTAAAGATGTATTTACCGACGAGCAAAGGTGGCAGCTTGTGGCCTACATCCGTCATTTAGGCAAAACAGAGTAA
- a CDS encoding RidA family protein, translating into MSERRSILKKLFASVAGVAGIGVASKAAIAPVAAAPEKEVGDVVMCQDVPLFSGHTKFNNMVFVAGKGAHFEGDITAHTKHVLDELEKELIKAGSSMEKVLKCSVFLHDLNDYKAMNEAYKGRFGSKPPCRTTVAVYGGVPGDSLVEIDCIAYI; encoded by the coding sequence ATGTCCGAAAGAAGATCCATTCTTAAAAAATTATTCGCCTCTGTTGCCGGAGTAGCCGGAATCGGAGTCGCTTCCAAAGCAGCGATTGCTCCTGTTGCAGCAGCTCCTGAAAAAGAAGTCGGTGATGTTGTTATGTGTCAGGATGTACCCTTGTTTTCAGGTCATACCAAGTTCAATAATATGGTGTTCGTTGCCGGAAAAGGCGCGCACTTCGAAGGCGACATCACAGCCCACACGAAGCACGTGCTGGACGAGCTCGAAAAAGAATTGATCAAAGCCGGTTCTTCCATGGAAAAAGTATTGAAATGCAGTGTCTTCCTACACGACCTGAACGACTACAAAGCCATGAACGAAGCCTATAAAGGCCGTTTTGGCTCAAAGCCCCCATGCCGCACGACTGTTGCAGTTTACGGCGGCGTGCCAGGTGATTCGTTGGTGGAGATTGACTGTATTGCTTATATTTAA
- a CDS encoding type II toxin-antitoxin system HicA family toxin: MSIKRNELIRHPENHSCHLKRNGEKHDLYFNGINSKQTTIPRHPKIDKHLCEAICKQLGIEKM, translated from the coding sequence ATGTCAATTAAGAGAAATGAACTAATCAGGCATCCCGAAAATCACAGTTGCCACTTAAAAAGAAACGGAGAAAAGCATGACCTTTACTTCAATGGCATTAATAGCAAGCAAACTACAATTCCGAGACATCCGAAAATCGACAAGCATCTTTGTGAAGCGATCTGCAAACAATTGGGGATAGAGAAGATGTAA